A window of the Synechococcus sp. JA-3-3Ab genome harbors these coding sequences:
- a CDS encoding response regulator transcription factor encodes MDNPKRLLLIDDDPNLILLVKDYLEFRGYEVVAASNGLEGLEAMRHFTPDLIICDVMMPEMDGYTFVQTIRSNSATDWIPVIFLSARGQTADRVRGLNTGADVYLVKPFEPEELVAQVESVLKHTERLLQMQNAVIQPVIKLDREIELTPTEAKVIQYVARGMSNREIAEVMGVSQRTVESHVSNMLSKTGLHNRTELARWALESGLGRG; translated from the coding sequence GTGGACAACCCAAAGCGATTGTTGCTGATTGACGACGATCCAAACCTGATCCTTCTGGTGAAGGATTACCTGGAGTTTCGCGGCTACGAGGTGGTTGCGGCGAGCAATGGCCTGGAAGGGTTAGAGGCGATGCGCCACTTTACTCCGGATTTGATCATCTGCGATGTGATGATGCCGGAGATGGATGGCTACACGTTTGTCCAGACCATTCGCTCCAACAGCGCGACGGACTGGATTCCGGTGATCTTTTTGTCAGCCCGCGGGCAAACGGCAGATCGGGTGCGCGGCCTCAACACGGGGGCAGATGTTTACCTGGTCAAGCCCTTTGAGCCGGAAGAGCTGGTGGCTCAGGTGGAGTCCGTCCTCAAGCACACCGAGCGCCTGTTGCAAATGCAGAATGCGGTCATTCAGCCGGTCATCAAGTTAGATCGGGAAATCGAGCTCACCCCTACGGAAGCCAAGGTGATCCAGTATGTGGCCAGGGGCATGTCCAACCGCGAGATTGCCGAGGTGATGGGAGTGAGCCAGCGCACCGTCGAAAGCCATGTCAGCAACATGCTGAGCAAAACCGGCCTGCACAACCGCACCGAACTGGCCCGCTGGGCCCTCGAAAGTGGTTTGGGCAGAGGCTGA
- the smpB gene encoding SsrA-binding protein SmpB, with protein sequence MAVDPNVKTLVENRRARFEYEILETYEAGIQLTGTEVKSIRAGKANLQDAFALFRDGEAWLHNLHVAPHGTASKVFNHDPTRRRKLLLHRREIDRLRGLVEQKGLTVVPLRLVLNRGWIKAHLGVARGKKLHDKRQAIKERETRREIQRELKGR encoded by the coding sequence ATGGCTGTGGATCCCAACGTCAAAACCCTGGTGGAGAATCGCCGCGCCCGCTTCGAGTACGAGATCTTGGAGACCTACGAAGCCGGGATCCAACTGACCGGCACAGAGGTAAAGTCCATCCGAGCGGGCAAAGCCAACTTGCAAGACGCTTTTGCCCTCTTTCGCGATGGCGAGGCCTGGCTGCACAACTTGCATGTTGCCCCCCACGGAACTGCCAGCAAGGTGTTTAACCACGACCCGACCCGCCGCCGCAAGCTGTTGTTGCACCGCCGCGAGATCGACCGGCTGCGGGGCCTGGTGGAGCAAAAAGGCCTGACTGTGGTTCCCCTGCGGCTGGTGCTCAACCGCGGCTGGATCAAGGCTCACCTGGGCGTGGCCCGCGGCAAAAAGCTCCACGACAAGCGACAAGCAATTAAGGAACGGGAGACGCGGCGGGAGATCCAGCGGGAGCTCAAGGGGCGCTAG
- a CDS encoding aspartate aminotransferase, producing the protein MNRALAPAQRLNKLPAYVFARLDELKARARQQGLDLIDLGMGNPDGPTPQPVVEAAQAAIADPAHHGYPPFEGTASFRQAIAEWYWRRYGVELDPNGEVLPLLGSKEGLTHLALAYVDPGDLVLVPSPAYPPHFRGPLIAGGQIYPLLLRPEKGWLIDLQEIPPEVAKQARLLYFNYPNNPTTAVATRSFFEAVVAFACRYDLLLVHDLCYAELAFDGYRPTSLLQIPGAKDLAVEFHTLSKTYNMAGWRVGFVVGNRQIIQSLRTLKTNLDYGIFGALQKAAETALALPDSYLQQVQERYRRRRDYLIARLAELGWQIEPPRATMYLWIPTPRTADGTPEGSTEFALRVLESTGVVVTPGNAFGEGGEGYVRISLIADCERLGQAIDRWAEAGIRYC; encoded by the coding sequence ATGAACCGTGCCCTCGCCCCTGCCCAGCGGCTGAACAAACTGCCTGCCTATGTCTTTGCCCGCTTGGATGAGCTGAAGGCCCGCGCCCGCCAGCAGGGGTTGGATTTGATCGATCTGGGCATGGGCAACCCCGATGGCCCCACCCCCCAGCCGGTGGTGGAGGCGGCCCAGGCCGCCATTGCCGATCCCGCTCACCACGGCTACCCACCCTTCGAGGGCACGGCTAGCTTTCGCCAGGCAATTGCCGAGTGGTATTGGCGCCGCTACGGGGTGGAGCTGGATCCCAATGGCGAGGTGCTGCCTCTATTGGGATCCAAAGAGGGCCTGACCCACCTGGCCCTGGCCTACGTGGATCCAGGGGATCTGGTGCTGGTGCCTAGCCCTGCCTACCCGCCCCATTTTCGCGGTCCCCTGATTGCCGGCGGGCAGATCTACCCACTGCTGCTGCGCCCGGAGAAAGGATGGCTCATCGACCTGCAAGAGATCCCGCCGGAGGTGGCCAAGCAGGCGCGGCTGCTCTACTTCAACTACCCCAACAACCCGACAACAGCGGTGGCGACCCGCTCCTTTTTTGAAGCAGTGGTGGCGTTTGCTTGCCGCTACGACCTCCTCCTGGTGCACGACCTGTGCTATGCCGAGCTGGCCTTTGACGGCTACCGGCCCACCAGCCTGCTGCAGATCCCTGGCGCCAAGGACTTGGCCGTGGAGTTCCACACCCTCTCCAAAACCTACAACATGGCCGGTTGGCGGGTAGGCTTTGTGGTGGGCAACCGCCAGATTATCCAGAGCCTGCGCACCCTGAAAACCAACCTCGACTACGGCATTTTTGGCGCCCTGCAAAAGGCGGCCGAGACCGCTTTGGCCTTGCCAGATAGCTACCTACAGCAGGTGCAGGAGCGCTACCGCCGCCGACGCGACTACCTCATTGCCCGCCTGGCCGAGTTGGGCTGGCAGATCGAGCCGCCGCGGGCGACGATGTACCTCTGGATCCCGACCCCCCGCACCGCCGACGGCACGCCCGAGGGATCGACGGAGTTTGCCCTGCGGGTTTTGGAGTCCACCGGGGTGGTGGTGACTCCCGGCAACGCCTTTGGGGAAGGGGGAGAAGGCTACGTGCGGATCAGCCTGATTGCCGATTGCGAACGCCTGGGCCAGGCCATCGACCGCTGGGCAGAAGCCGGGATCCGCTATTGCTGA
- the der gene encoding ribosome biogenesis GTPase Der: protein MALPLVAVVGRPNVGKSSLVNRLAGVRSAIVHDEPGITRDRLYQEVEWNGRRLRVVDTGGLVFGDDSEFLPHIRQQAMAAMAEAHAVIFVVDGREGLTPADKELADWLRRQPLPVVVAVNKCESGQLGLAQAAAFWELGLGEPIPCSAVHGNGVAELLEAVLPHLPEVAQEAADEPDPIAVAIVGRPNVGKSSLLNRLVGSERAIVSPIAGTTRDAVDTLVEWEGQSYRLIDTAGIRRKSRVEYGVEFFSINRAFKAIQRSDVVLLVIDALEGVTEQDQRLAGRIEEEGRACIIVVNKWDAVENKDTHTINEYTREIRERLYFIDWAPLLFVSALTGQRTHKIFAEVNTAVAAHRKRIATSVVNEVLQDALAWQSPPANRQGKQGKIYYGTQVAERPPTFLLFVNDPDLFKENYRRYLEKHFRQNLDFTGTPIRFRWRSKSERLVGRAVQKLEGSLASR, encoded by the coding sequence GTGGCTTTACCCCTTGTAGCCGTTGTGGGTCGCCCCAACGTGGGCAAATCCAGCCTCGTCAACCGCCTGGCGGGGGTGCGCTCGGCCATTGTCCACGACGAGCCGGGCATCACGCGGGATCGCCTCTACCAAGAGGTGGAGTGGAACGGGCGCCGCCTGCGGGTGGTGGATACCGGCGGCCTGGTCTTCGGCGACGACAGCGAGTTTTTGCCCCACATCCGTCAGCAGGCCATGGCGGCGATGGCCGAGGCCCACGCTGTAATCTTTGTGGTGGATGGCCGCGAGGGGCTGACCCCTGCTGACAAAGAATTGGCCGATTGGCTGCGCAGACAACCCCTGCCGGTGGTGGTGGCCGTCAACAAGTGCGAGTCGGGGCAACTGGGCCTGGCGCAGGCGGCGGCTTTTTGGGAGTTGGGGCTGGGGGAGCCGATCCCTTGTTCTGCCGTCCACGGCAATGGGGTAGCCGAGCTGTTGGAGGCGGTGCTGCCTCACTTGCCCGAAGTGGCCCAAGAAGCCGCAGATGAGCCGGATCCCATCGCCGTGGCCATTGTAGGGCGGCCCAACGTAGGCAAGTCCAGCCTGCTCAACCGCCTGGTGGGATCCGAGCGGGCCATTGTCAGCCCCATTGCTGGCACCACCCGCGATGCCGTTGACACCCTGGTGGAGTGGGAGGGGCAGAGCTATCGTCTCATCGACACGGCTGGGATCCGCAGAAAAAGCCGGGTGGAATATGGGGTGGAGTTTTTCAGCATTAACCGCGCCTTCAAAGCCATCCAGCGCTCGGACGTGGTGCTGCTGGTCATTGACGCCCTGGAGGGGGTAACCGAGCAGGATCAGCGGTTGGCTGGCCGCATCGAAGAAGAAGGCCGCGCCTGCATCATCGTTGTCAACAAGTGGGACGCGGTGGAAAACAAAGATACTCACACCATTAACGAGTACACCCGCGAGATCCGCGAGCGGCTTTATTTCATTGACTGGGCACCCCTGTTGTTTGTCAGCGCCCTCACGGGGCAGCGCACCCACAAGATCTTTGCCGAGGTCAACACAGCGGTAGCCGCCCATCGCAAGCGCATCGCCACCTCCGTGGTCAATGAAGTTCTCCAGGATGCCCTCGCCTGGCAGTCACCCCCCGCCAACCGCCAGGGCAAGCAGGGCAAAATCTACTACGGCACCCAGGTGGCGGAGCGGCCTCCCACCTTTCTCCTGTTTGTCAACGATCCCGATCTGTTCAAAGAGAACTACCGCCGCTACCTGGAAAAGCACTTCCGGCAAAACCTCGACTTCACCGGTACCCCCATTCGCTTTCGCTGGCGCAGCAAATCCGAGCGCCTGGTGGGACGGGCAGTGCAAAAATTGGAGGGTTCCCTGGCCTCTCGTTAG
- a CDS encoding Coenzyme F420 hydrogenase/dehydrogenase, beta subunit C-terminal domain: MGSRLPRPARPIRSGHYPAKELCSQCGLCDTRYVAHVKEACAFLNQQFTRLEEQTHGRSRESLRSKSDAVSDSDYFGVYEAMYTARRRDPIPGAQWTGIVSSIGMKALSSGLVEGVVCVQADPRDRFQPRPVLARTPEAVLAARVNKPTLSPNLSVLEQVEQSGLKRLLVIGVGCQIQALRAVEKNLGLEKLYVLGTPCVDNVSRAGLQKFLETTSRSPQTVVHYEFMQDFHVHFKHEDGSVEKVPFFGLKTKELKDVFAPSCLTCFDYVNSLADLVVGYMGSPFGWQWLLVRNARGRELLDLVWEELETQPVISRGSRRAAVQQGIQAYEQALSLPMWLAQLLAVAIQRFGPRGLEYARFSIDSHFVRNYLYVRRHYPHKLEQHVPPFARRIVEQYQLPSP; the protein is encoded by the coding sequence ATGGGATCCCGTTTACCGCGTCCGGCCCGGCCCATCCGCTCCGGCCACTACCCGGCCAAGGAGCTGTGCAGCCAGTGCGGCCTCTGCGATACCCGCTACGTCGCCCACGTCAAGGAAGCCTGTGCCTTTTTGAACCAGCAGTTCACCCGCCTAGAAGAGCAAACCCACGGGCGATCGCGGGAATCGCTGCGCTCCAAATCGGATGCCGTCAGCGACAGCGACTACTTCGGCGTCTACGAGGCAATGTACACGGCCCGCCGGCGGGATCCGATCCCGGGTGCCCAGTGGACGGGCATCGTCAGCAGCATCGGCATGAAGGCCCTCAGCAGCGGCCTAGTAGAAGGGGTGGTGTGCGTGCAGGCGGATCCCCGGGATCGCTTTCAGCCACGGCCTGTCTTGGCGCGTACCCCAGAAGCGGTCTTGGCGGCGCGGGTCAACAAGCCAACGCTATCGCCCAATCTCTCCGTGCTGGAGCAGGTGGAGCAAAGCGGCCTCAAGCGCTTGCTGGTGATCGGGGTGGGCTGCCAGATCCAGGCTTTGCGGGCGGTGGAGAAAAACTTGGGCCTGGAGAAGCTCTATGTGTTGGGCACGCCCTGCGTAGACAACGTCAGCCGCGCCGGGCTGCAAAAGTTTCTTGAAACCACCAGCCGCTCCCCGCAAACGGTGGTGCACTACGAGTTCATGCAGGACTTCCACGTCCACTTCAAGCACGAAGACGGCTCGGTGGAAAAGGTGCCTTTTTTTGGCCTCAAAACCAAAGAACTAAAAGACGTGTTTGCCCCCTCTTGCCTTACCTGTTTTGACTACGTCAACAGCCTGGCCGATCTGGTGGTGGGCTATATGGGATCCCCCTTTGGCTGGCAATGGCTGCTGGTGCGCAATGCGCGCGGGCGGGAGCTCTTGGATCTGGTTTGGGAAGAGCTGGAAACCCAGCCGGTGATCTCGCGGGGCTCGCGGCGGGCGGCGGTGCAACAGGGGATCCAAGCCTACGAGCAGGCCCTGAGCTTGCCCATGTGGCTGGCCCAGCTCCTGGCGGTGGCCATCCAGCGCTTTGGGCCGCGCGGACTAGAATATGCCCGCTTTTCCATCGACTCCCACTTTGTCCGCAACTATCTCTACGTCCGCCGCCACTATCCCCACAAGTTGGAGCAGCATGTGCCTCCTTTTGCCCGGCGCATCGTGGAGCAATACCAACTCCCCTCTCCCTAG